A DNA window from Luteolibacter luteus contains the following coding sequences:
- a CDS encoding basic secretory protein-like protein has product MHSSSIRTLLLAAAVLTAVPALQAAAVVSKGHGEADQGFKLDPVPPPAINDAATKATFTIIEGTKDGASADPSVLVDGKVPTTEDQPRANFFFSNGSEGGRLGMDLGSVVSVKSVATYSWHNGNRGPQVYKLWGASGSARNFNALPKRGTDPKTCGWEPIAAVDTRQGGKNGGQHAAEISNKGGRSLGGYRYLLFDVERPSKDDGLGNTFFSEIDVIDARGSAVERLTAPEKIIKTYKSKDKKYTYVVNSTKAPELTDWCEKELIPVVEKWYPKLVELLPSKGYRAPDQVSFEFKTDMGGTPAYAVGNKISLNAQWYPDQLKGEAKGCAIHEMGHVVQNYWRAGETNRNPKETPGWVTEGICDYIRWFLYEPESKGAGLGEDQADRVKYDNSYRISGNFLDWVVTEKDEALLQKLNAVAREGDYEEKLWKEWTGKDLEELNTEWKEAIRKGKRVQK; this is encoded by the coding sequence ATGCACTCGTCCTCCATTCGCACCCTTCTCCTTGCCGCCGCCGTGCTGACTGCGGTTCCCGCGCTTCAAGCAGCCGCCGTCGTGAGCAAAGGCCATGGCGAGGCAGACCAGGGCTTCAAGCTCGATCCGGTGCCGCCACCCGCGATCAATGATGCGGCGACAAAGGCGACCTTTACCATCATCGAGGGGACCAAGGACGGCGCTAGCGCGGATCCTTCCGTGCTGGTGGACGGCAAGGTGCCCACGACGGAAGACCAGCCACGCGCGAACTTCTTTTTCTCCAATGGCTCCGAAGGCGGTCGCCTGGGCATGGACTTGGGCAGCGTGGTCTCCGTGAAGAGCGTCGCCACCTACTCATGGCACAACGGCAACCGCGGCCCGCAGGTCTACAAGCTCTGGGGCGCAAGCGGCTCCGCGCGGAATTTCAATGCGCTGCCAAAGCGCGGCACAGATCCGAAGACCTGCGGTTGGGAACCGATCGCCGCGGTGGACACCCGCCAAGGTGGCAAGAACGGCGGACAGCACGCCGCGGAGATTTCAAACAAGGGCGGCCGGTCGCTCGGTGGCTACCGTTACCTCCTCTTCGATGTGGAGCGCCCGTCGAAGGACGATGGACTCGGCAATACCTTCTTCAGCGAAATCGACGTGATCGACGCCCGCGGCTCGGCGGTCGAACGCCTGACCGCACCGGAAAAGATCATCAAGACGTACAAGTCGAAAGACAAGAAGTACACCTACGTGGTGAACTCCACCAAGGCTCCCGAACTCACCGACTGGTGCGAGAAAGAACTCATCCCCGTGGTTGAGAAGTGGTATCCGAAGCTCGTCGAACTGCTTCCGAGCAAGGGCTATCGCGCACCGGACCAGGTAAGCTTCGAATTCAAGACCGACATGGGCGGCACGCCGGCCTATGCGGTCGGCAACAAGATCTCGCTGAATGCGCAGTGGTATCCCGACCAACTCAAGGGCGAGGCAAAGGGCTGCGCGATCCATGAGATGGGTCACGTGGTGCAGAACTACTGGCGTGCCGGTGAGACCAACCGCAATCCGAAGGAAACCCCGGGCTGGGTGACCGAAGGCATCTGCGACTACATCCGCTGGTTCCTCTATGAACCGGAAAGCAAGGGGGCTGGCTTGGGCGAAGATCAAGCGGACCGGGTGAAATACGACAACAGCTATCGTATCTCCGGTAACTTCCTCGACTGGGTGGTCACCGAAAAAGATGAGGCGCTCCTCCAGAAGCTCAACGCCGTCGCCCGTGAAGGCGACTACGAAGAGAAGCTCTGGAAGGAGTGGACCGGCAAGGATCTGGAAGAGCTGAACACCGAGTGGAAGGAAGCCATCCGGAAAGGCAAGCGCGTCCAGAAGTGA
- a CDS encoding DUF1697 domain-containing protein: MSCYLALLRGVNVTGSTLRMAELKESLTDMGLEDVQTYLQSGNVVFKSKEDAATLAKQIEARIKKDFELSVPVLVLTAQEIDAIASKNPLWPESGGEGSHFHATFLFAPVTKKNFDAIKLPAAEGEKAVLGKGAVLLHCPHGYGRTKLNNTYFEKALGVKATTRNWKSVMALRDLCNP, encoded by the coding sequence ATGAGCTGCTATCTCGCCCTCCTGCGCGGAGTCAATGTGACCGGCAGCACGCTCCGCATGGCGGAGCTGAAGGAGAGCCTGACCGACATGGGCTTGGAAGACGTGCAGACGTATTTGCAGAGCGGAAACGTGGTGTTCAAGAGCAAGGAGGATGCCGCTACGCTGGCCAAGCAGATCGAAGCACGGATCAAGAAGGACTTCGAACTCTCCGTCCCGGTGCTGGTGCTCACGGCCCAGGAGATCGATGCGATCGCTTCAAAGAATCCGCTGTGGCCGGAATCCGGCGGCGAAGGAAGCCATTTCCATGCGACCTTTCTCTTCGCACCGGTGACGAAGAAGAACTTCGACGCAATCAAGCTGCCCGCAGCGGAGGGAGAGAAAGCGGTGCTTGGCAAAGGCGCAGTGCTTCTTCACTGCCCGCACGGCTACGGCCGGACAAAGCTGAACAACACTTACTTCGAAAAGGCGCTCGGCGTGAAGGCAACGACGCGAAACTGGAAGTCGGTGATGGCGCTGCGCGACCTGTGTAACCCATAG
- a CDS encoding EF-hand domain-containing protein — protein MKALRYPWIAVLALVPALAQETPVEKTDAPPAPPAEGGEKKPGEGRGKGRGNRQGDGERGKEARRAMLEMWKKADTDGDGSLSLAEFSGMERPGRLPEEKRAEIFKRIDKNGDGKIGPDEMPKGRPGPGMPPLEDVDANKDGRIVFEEFQKLGFVARLPEDRQRALFARMDRDGDGALTPKDRPERDGRGKGKGEHRFNPLDMIRDHDKNGDGSLSFEEFREMPWLKDKSEDEQEDRFEAFDKNKDLKIDAADFPPPPPPGEEGPRGKKERDKESPEKTEP, from the coding sequence ATGAAAGCTCTCCGTTACCCTTGGATCGCTGTTCTCGCCTTGGTTCCCGCGCTGGCGCAGGAGACACCGGTGGAGAAGACCGACGCCCCGCCTGCACCGCCAGCGGAGGGCGGTGAGAAAAAGCCCGGGGAGGGTAGAGGGAAGGGCAGGGGCAACCGGCAGGGAGACGGCGAGCGAGGCAAGGAAGCCCGCCGCGCGATGTTGGAAATGTGGAAGAAGGCCGATACCGATGGCGACGGCTCCCTTTCCCTCGCCGAATTTTCCGGGATGGAACGGCCCGGCCGCCTGCCGGAGGAAAAGCGTGCGGAGATTTTCAAGCGCATCGACAAGAATGGCGATGGCAAGATCGGTCCCGATGAAATGCCGAAGGGGCGTCCGGGACCAGGCATGCCGCCTTTGGAGGATGTGGATGCGAACAAGGATGGGCGCATCGTTTTCGAGGAGTTCCAAAAACTCGGTTTCGTGGCCCGGCTGCCGGAGGATCGGCAGCGCGCGCTATTCGCCCGCATGGACCGGGATGGTGATGGAGCCCTGACTCCGAAGGATCGCCCTGAGCGGGATGGCCGTGGGAAGGGCAAGGGAGAGCACCGTTTCAACCCTCTCGACATGATCCGGGACCATGACAAGAACGGCGATGGCTCACTGAGCTTCGAGGAATTCCGCGAGATGCCGTGGCTCAAGGACAAGAGCGAGGACGAGCAGGAAGACCGCTTCGAGGCCTTCGACAAAAACAAGGATCTCAAGATCGACGCAGCCGACTTCCCGCCGCCTCCGCCTCCAGGTGAAGAAGGCCCGCGTGGAAAGAAGGAGAGGGATAAGGAGTCTCCGGAGAAGACGGAGCCCTGA
- a CDS encoding GNAT family N-acetyltransferase — translation MKIGPLDDARTGSWFAMRSTLWPNCLAEDNARDLEALKAQPHLRAVFLAIDDRAEACGFVEARLRDVAESCDTSPVGYIEGIYILPEFRGRGVGRKLVAAAERWADALGCREMASDCLHDNEASVRFHQKIGYEVTEQLIHFRRVLPESPKPK, via the coding sequence ATGAAGATCGGACCACTCGATGATGCCAGAACCGGCTCATGGTTCGCCATGCGTTCCACGCTCTGGCCAAACTGCCTGGCTGAAGACAATGCGCGGGATCTGGAGGCTCTGAAGGCCCAGCCGCATCTGAGGGCGGTCTTTCTCGCGATTGATGACCGGGCGGAAGCATGCGGGTTCGTCGAAGCGCGGCTGCGCGATGTGGCGGAGTCCTGCGACACGAGCCCGGTCGGCTACATCGAGGGCATCTACATCCTGCCGGAATTCCGCGGACGAGGCGTGGGACGAAAGCTGGTGGCGGCAGCAGAGCGTTGGGCGGACGCGCTGGGCTGCCGGGAGATGGCCTCCGATTGCCTGCACGACAACGAGGCAAGTGTCCGCTTTCATCAAAAGATCGGCTACGAAGTTACCGAACAGCTCATCCACTTCCGTCGCGTTCTTCCCGAAAGCCCCAAGCCTAAGTAA